In Drosophila yakuba strain Tai18E2 chromosome X, Prin_Dyak_Tai18E2_2.1, whole genome shotgun sequence, a single genomic region encodes these proteins:
- the LOC6525327 gene encoding NADH-ubiquinone oxidoreductase 75 kDa subunit, mitochondrial gives MIRAPLVKALGALGSPTHQMASRAVRTSAMVAQTPAKAPEKIEVFVDDIPVQVVPGTTVLQAAAQIGVEIPRFCYHERLAVAGNCRMCLVEVEKSPKPVAACAMPVMKGWRIKTNSDLTRKAREGVMEFLLMNHPLDCPICDQGGECDLQDQAMAFGSDRSRFTDINYTGKRAVEDKDIGPLVKTIMTRCIHCTRCVRFASEIAGVDDLGTTGRGNDMQIGTYVEKLFLTELSGNVIDLCPVGALTNKPYSFVARPWEIRKVSSIDVLDAVGSNIVVSTRTNEVLRILPRENEDVNEEWLADKSRFACDGLKRQRLVAPMVRMPNGELQAVEWEGALIAVAKAVKAAGGQIAGISGQLADLEAQVALKDLLNRLGSEVVATEQGFVAGGTDNRANYLLNSTIAGLEEADAVLLVGTNPRYEAPLVNTRLRKAYVHNELQIASIGPKIDLSYDHENLGADAALVKDVCSGAHAFSKVLEGAKKPAIIIGADLLERADGAAIHATVAEYCKKLKKPNWNPFNVLQTNAAQVGALDVGYKAGAQTAVKAQPKVLFLLNADAGKVTREQLPKDCFVVYIGSHGDNGASIADAVLPGAAYTEKQAIYVNTEGRPQQTLPGVSPPGMAREDWKILRALSEVVGKPLPYDNLDELRNRLEDVAPHLTRLGHLEPAGDAGAAGAISKSIGGGPIDLKLKELRDYFMTDAISRASPTMAKCISAVNKQQRENEAKQSVAI, from the exons ATGATACGGGCACCGCTAGTCAAGGCGCTGGGCGCTCTGGGCTCGCCCACACATCAGATGGCCAGCCGGGCGGTGCGAACCAGCGCCATGGTGGCCCAGACACCGGCGAAGGCGCCCGAGAAGATCGAGGTCTTTGTGGATGACATTCCCGTGCAGGTGGTACCCGGCACCACTGTCCTCCAG GCTGCTGCCCAGATCGGCGTGGAGATACCCAGATTCTGCTACCACGAACGTCTTGCGGTGGCCGGCAACTGCAGAATGTGCTTGGTCGAGGTGGAGAAGAGTCCCAAGCCAGTGGCCGCCTGCGCCATGCCCGTGATGAAGGGCTGGCGCATCAAGACCAACTCGGATCTGACCCGCAAGGCGCGCGAGGGCGTCATGGAGTTCCTGCTGATGAACCATCCGCTGGATTGTCCCATCTGCGATCAGGGCGGCGAGTGTGATCTGCAGGATCAAGCCATGGCCTTCGGTTCCGATCGATCCCGCTTCACGGACATTAACTACACGGGCAAGCG AGCTGTCGAGGACAAGGACATCGGACCGCTAGTGAAGACTATTATGACGCGCTGCATCCACTGCACCCGCTGTGTGCGTTTCGCTTCCGAGATCGCCGGCGTTGATGACCTGGGCACCACTGGCCGTGGCAACGACATGCAGATCGGCACCTACGTGGAGAAGCTCTTCCTTACCGAACTGTCCGGCAATGTGATCGACCTGTGCCCCGTGGGAGCGCTGACCAACAAGCCGTATAGTTTTGTGGCCCGTCCCTGGGAGATCAGGAAGGTGAGCAGCATCGATGTGCTGGATGCTGTCGGCAGCAACATTGTGGTCAGCACTCGCACAAACGAGGTGCTGCGCATTCTGCCCCGTGAGAACGAGGACGTTAACGAGGAATGGCTTGCGGACAAATCGCGCTTCGCCTGCGATGGTCTGAAGCGCCAGCGCTTGGTGGCTCCCATGGTGCGCATGCCCAACGGCGAACTGCAGGCCGTGGAGTGGGAGGGCGCCCTCATTGCCGTGGCCAAGGCCGTCAAGGCAGCCGGTGGACAGATTGCCGGCATTTCCGGCCAGCTGGCCGATCTGGAGGCTCAGGTGGCCCTTAAGGATCTGCTGAACCGTCTGGGCAGCGAAGTGGTCGCCACTGAACAGGGCTTTGTTGCCGGTGGCACTGATAATCGTGCTAATTACCTCTTGAACAGTACCATCGCCGGCTTGGAGGAGGCCGACGCCGTTCTCCTGGTGGGCACCAATCCCCGTTACGAGGCTCCTTTGGTCAACACCCGTCTGCGCAAGGCCTATGTCCACAACGAACTGCAGATTGCCTCGATTGGACCCAAGATCGATCTGTCCTACGACCACGAGAACCTTGGCGCCGATGCCGCTTTGGTCAAGGACGTGTGCTCCGGAGCTCATGCGTTCTCCAAAGTTCTGGAGGGTGCCAAGAAGCCGGCCATCATCATTGGAGCCGATCTGTTGGAGCGTGCCGATGGTGCCGCCATTCACGCCACCGTTGCCGAGTACTgcaagaagctgaagaagCCG AACTGGAACCCCTTCAATGTGCTGCAGACGAACGCCGCCCAGGTGGGCGCTCTCGATGTGGGCTACAAGGCTGGTGCACAGACCGCTGTGAAGGCCCAGCCCAAGGTGCTGTTCCTGTTGAACGCCGACGCCGGCAAGGTGACCCGTGAGCAGCTGCCCAAGGACTGCTTTGTGGTCTATATTGGATCGCACGGTGACAATGGCGCCTCCATTGCCGATGCCGTGCTGCCAGGTGCCGCTTACACAGAGAAGCAGGCCATCTACGTGAACACGGAGGGCAGGCCGCAGCAGACGCTGCCTGGTGTTTCGCCACCGGGCATGGCACGCGAGGACTGGAAGATACTGCGCGCTCTGTCCGAGGTGGTGGGCAAGCCGCTGCCGTACGACAACTTGGATGAGCTGCGTAACCGTCTGGAGGATGTGGCGCCACATCTAACGCGCCTGGGACACTTGGAGCCAGCCGGCGATGCCGGAGCAGCGGGCGCTATC AGCAAATCCATCGGCGGTGGCCCCATCGATCTTAAGCTAAAGGAGCTGCGCGACTACTTCATGACCGATGCCATTTCGCGCGCCTCGCCCACCATGGCCAAGTGCATATCGGCGGTCAACAAGCAGCAGCGGGAGAACGAGGCCAAGCAGAGTGTGGCTATCTAG
- the LOC6525328 gene encoding thioredoxin reductase 1, mitochondrial isoform X3, whose translation MLKYMICAIVVGAKKSTSSKYNGSYDYDLIVIGGGSAGLACAKEAVLNGARVACLDYVKPTPTLGTKWGVGGTCVNVGCIPKKLMHQASLLGEAVHEAAAYGWNVDDKIKPDWNKLVQSVQNHIKSVNWVTRVDLRDKKVEYINGLGSFVDSHTLLAKIKSGERTITAQTFVIAVGGRPRYPDIPGAVEYGITSDDLFSLEREPGKTLVVGAGYIGLECAGFLKGLGYEPTVMVRSIVLRGFDQQMAELVAASMEERGIPFLRKSVPLSVEKQDDGKLLVKYKNVETGEEAEDVFDTVLWAIGRKGLVDDLNLPNAGVTVQKDKIPVDSQEATNVANIYAVGDIIYGKPELTPVAVLAGRLLARRLYGGATQRMDYKDVATTVFTPLEYACVGLSEEDAVKEYGADEIEVFHGYYKPTEFFIPQKSVRYCYLKAVAERHGDQRVYGLHYIGPVAGEVIQGFAAALKSGLTINTLINTVGIHPTTAEEFTRLAITKRSGLDPTPASCCS comes from the exons ATGCTGAAGTACATGATCTGCGCCATCGTTGTGGGCGCCAAAAAGAGCACATCCTCTAAGTATAATG GATCTTATGACTACGACCTTATTGTGATTGGAGGCGGATCAGCTGGCCTGGCCTGCGCCAAGGAGGCGGTGCTCAATGGAGCCCGTGTGGCCTGTCTGGATTACGTTAagcccacgcccactctggGCACCAAGTGGGGCGTTGGCGGCACCTGCGTGAACGTGGGCTGCATTCCCAAGAAGCTGATGCACCAGGCCTCGCTCCTGGGCGAGGCTGTCCATGAGGCTGCCGCCTACGGCTGGAACGTGGACGACAAGATCAAGCCAGACTGGAACAAACTGGTGCAGTCCGTACAGAACCACATCAAGTCCGTCAACTGGGTGACCCGTGTGGATCTGCGCGACAA GAAAGTGGAATACATCAATGGACTGGGCTCGTTCGTGGACTCGCACACCCTGCTGGCCAAGATAAAGAGCGGCGAGCGCACAATCACCGCCCAGACTTTCGTCATTGCCGTTGGCGGCCGACCACGCTACCCGGATATTCCCGGCGCTGTGGAGTACGGCATAACCAGCGATGATCTGTTCAGTTTGGAGCGCGAACCCGGCAAGACCTTGGTGGTGGGAGCTGGCT ACATTGGCTTGGAGTGCGCTGGATTCCTGAAGGGTCTCGGCTACGAGCCCACTGTGATGGTGCGTTCTATTGTGCTGCGTGGCTTTGACCAGCAGATGGCTGAGCTGGTGGCAGCCTCGATGGAGGAGCGTGGCATTCCCTTCCTGCGCAAATCGGTGCCGCTGTCTGTGGAAAAGCAGGACGATGGCAAGCTGCTCGTTAAGTACAAGAACGTGGAGACCGGCGAGGAGGCCGAGGATGTCTTTGACACCGTTCTGTGGGCCATCGGCCGCAAGGGTCTGGTCGACGATCTGAACCTGCCCAATGCCGGCGTGACTGTGCAGAAGGACAAGATTCCAGTGGACTCGCAGGAGGCCACCAATGTGGCGAACATCTACGCCGTAGGTGACATCATCTACGGCAAGCCAGAGCTGACGCCCGTCGCCGTTCTGGCTGGTCGTCTGCTGGCCCGCCGCCTGTACGGCGGAGCTACCCAGCGCATGGACTACAAGGATGTGGCCACCACCGTGTTCACGCCGCTGGAGTATGCCTGCGTCGGTCTGAGCGAGGAGGATGCCGTCAAGGAGTACGGAGCCGATGAGATCGAGGTGTTCCATGGTTACTACAAGCCCACGGAGTTCTTCATTCCCCAGAAGAGCGTGCGCTATTGCTACTTGAAGGCTGTCGCTGAGCGCCATGGCGACCAGCGCGTCTATGGACTGCACTACATTGGCCCAGTGGCCGGTGAGGTGATCCAGGGATTCGCTGCCGCCCTAAAGTCTGGCCTGACCATTAACACGCTCATCAACACCGTGGGCATCCATCCCACGACCGCCGAGGAGTTCACCCGGCTGGCCATCACCAAGCGCTCCGGACTGGACCCCACGCCggccagctgctgcagctaa
- the LOC6525328 gene encoding thioredoxin reductase 1, mitochondrial isoform X1, producing MAPVQGSYDYDLIVIGGGSAGLACAKEAVLNGARVACLDYVKPTPTLGTKWGVGGTCVNVGCIPKKLMHQASLLGEAVHEAAAYGWNVDDKIKPDWNKLVQSVQNHIKSVNWVTRVDLRDKKVEYINGLGSFVDSHTLLAKIKSGERTITAQTFVIAVGGRPRYPDIPGAVEYGITSDDLFSLEREPGKTLVVGAGYIGLECAGFLKGLGYEPTVMVRSIVLRGFDQQMAELVAASMEERGIPFLRKSVPLSVEKQDDGKLLVKYKNVETGEEAEDVFDTVLWAIGRKGLVDDLNLPNAGVTVQKDKIPVDSQEATNVANIYAVGDIIYGKPELTPVAVLAGRLLARRLYGGATQRMDYKDVATTVFTPLEYACVGLSEEDAVKEYGADEIEVFHGYYKPTEFFIPQKSVRYCYLKAVAERHGDQRVYGLHYIGPVAGEVIQGFAAALKSGLTINTLINTVGIHPTTAEEFTRLAITKRSGLDPTPASCCS from the exons ATGGCGCCCGTGCAAG GATCTTATGACTACGACCTTATTGTGATTGGAGGCGGATCAGCTGGCCTGGCCTGCGCCAAGGAGGCGGTGCTCAATGGAGCCCGTGTGGCCTGTCTGGATTACGTTAagcccacgcccactctggGCACCAAGTGGGGCGTTGGCGGCACCTGCGTGAACGTGGGCTGCATTCCCAAGAAGCTGATGCACCAGGCCTCGCTCCTGGGCGAGGCTGTCCATGAGGCTGCCGCCTACGGCTGGAACGTGGACGACAAGATCAAGCCAGACTGGAACAAACTGGTGCAGTCCGTACAGAACCACATCAAGTCCGTCAACTGGGTGACCCGTGTGGATCTGCGCGACAA GAAAGTGGAATACATCAATGGACTGGGCTCGTTCGTGGACTCGCACACCCTGCTGGCCAAGATAAAGAGCGGCGAGCGCACAATCACCGCCCAGACTTTCGTCATTGCCGTTGGCGGCCGACCACGCTACCCGGATATTCCCGGCGCTGTGGAGTACGGCATAACCAGCGATGATCTGTTCAGTTTGGAGCGCGAACCCGGCAAGACCTTGGTGGTGGGAGCTGGCT ACATTGGCTTGGAGTGCGCTGGATTCCTGAAGGGTCTCGGCTACGAGCCCACTGTGATGGTGCGTTCTATTGTGCTGCGTGGCTTTGACCAGCAGATGGCTGAGCTGGTGGCAGCCTCGATGGAGGAGCGTGGCATTCCCTTCCTGCGCAAATCGGTGCCGCTGTCTGTGGAAAAGCAGGACGATGGCAAGCTGCTCGTTAAGTACAAGAACGTGGAGACCGGCGAGGAGGCCGAGGATGTCTTTGACACCGTTCTGTGGGCCATCGGCCGCAAGGGTCTGGTCGACGATCTGAACCTGCCCAATGCCGGCGTGACTGTGCAGAAGGACAAGATTCCAGTGGACTCGCAGGAGGCCACCAATGTGGCGAACATCTACGCCGTAGGTGACATCATCTACGGCAAGCCAGAGCTGACGCCCGTCGCCGTTCTGGCTGGTCGTCTGCTGGCCCGCCGCCTGTACGGCGGAGCTACCCAGCGCATGGACTACAAGGATGTGGCCACCACCGTGTTCACGCCGCTGGAGTATGCCTGCGTCGGTCTGAGCGAGGAGGATGCCGTCAAGGAGTACGGAGCCGATGAGATCGAGGTGTTCCATGGTTACTACAAGCCCACGGAGTTCTTCATTCCCCAGAAGAGCGTGCGCTATTGCTACTTGAAGGCTGTCGCTGAGCGCCATGGCGACCAGCGCGTCTATGGACTGCACTACATTGGCCCAGTGGCCGGTGAGGTGATCCAGGGATTCGCTGCCGCCCTAAAGTCTGGCCTGACCATTAACACGCTCATCAACACCGTGGGCATCCATCCCACGACCGCCGAGGAGTTCACCCGGCTGGCCATCACCAAGCGCTCCGGACTGGACCCCACGCCggccagctgctgcagctaa
- the LOC6525328 gene encoding thioredoxin reductase 1, mitochondrial isoform X2, with translation MNLCNSRFSVTFGRQCSTILTSPSAGILQNRCSLTTKVPNWISSSLSCVQQTFQRTMNSTGQRGSRDSTGAPGAGASGGSGGGAPPPFQHPHCDRNAMYAQPVRKMSTKGGSYDYDLIVIGGGSAGLACAKEAVLNGARVACLDYVKPTPTLGTKWGVGGTCVNVGCIPKKLMHQASLLGEAVHEAAAYGWNVDDKIKPDWNKLVQSVQNHIKSVNWVTRVDLRDKKVEYINGLGSFVDSHTLLAKIKSGERTITAQTFVIAVGGRPRYPDIPGAVEYGITSDDLFSLEREPGKTLVVGAGYIGLECAGFLKGLGYEPTVMVRSIVLRGFDQQMAELVAASMEERGIPFLRKSVPLSVEKQDDGKLLVKYKNVETGEEAEDVFDTVLWAIGRKGLVDDLNLPNAGVTVQKDKIPVDSQEATNVANIYAVGDIIYGKPELTPVAVLAGRLLARRLYGGATQRMDYKDVATTVFTPLEYACVGLSEEDAVKEYGADEIEVFHGYYKPTEFFIPQKSVRYCYLKAVAERHGDQRVYGLHYIGPVAGEVIQGFAAALKSGLTINTLINTVGIHPTTAEEFTRLAITKRSGLDPTPASCCS, from the exons ATGAACTTGTGCAACTCGAGATTCTCCGTTACATTCGGACGGCAGTGCTCGACGATTTTAACGTCTCCTTCTGCTGGCATTCTACAAAACAGATGCTCACTGACAACAAAGGTCCCCAATTGGATTTCCAGTAGTCTCAGCTGTGTCCAGCAGACGTTCCAGCGAACGATGAACTCGACGGGACAGCGAGGATCACGCGACAGCACTGGAGCTCCCGGTGCTGGGGCTTCAGGTGGATCCGGTGGCGGTGCACCGCCACCCTTCCAGCATCCACATTGCGACAGGAACGCGATGTACGCGCAACCGGTGCGAAAGATGAGCACCAAAGGAG GATCTTATGACTACGACCTTATTGTGATTGGAGGCGGATCAGCTGGCCTGGCCTGCGCCAAGGAGGCGGTGCTCAATGGAGCCCGTGTGGCCTGTCTGGATTACGTTAagcccacgcccactctggGCACCAAGTGGGGCGTTGGCGGCACCTGCGTGAACGTGGGCTGCATTCCCAAGAAGCTGATGCACCAGGCCTCGCTCCTGGGCGAGGCTGTCCATGAGGCTGCCGCCTACGGCTGGAACGTGGACGACAAGATCAAGCCAGACTGGAACAAACTGGTGCAGTCCGTACAGAACCACATCAAGTCCGTCAACTGGGTGACCCGTGTGGATCTGCGCGACAA GAAAGTGGAATACATCAATGGACTGGGCTCGTTCGTGGACTCGCACACCCTGCTGGCCAAGATAAAGAGCGGCGAGCGCACAATCACCGCCCAGACTTTCGTCATTGCCGTTGGCGGCCGACCACGCTACCCGGATATTCCCGGCGCTGTGGAGTACGGCATAACCAGCGATGATCTGTTCAGTTTGGAGCGCGAACCCGGCAAGACCTTGGTGGTGGGAGCTGGCT ACATTGGCTTGGAGTGCGCTGGATTCCTGAAGGGTCTCGGCTACGAGCCCACTGTGATGGTGCGTTCTATTGTGCTGCGTGGCTTTGACCAGCAGATGGCTGAGCTGGTGGCAGCCTCGATGGAGGAGCGTGGCATTCCCTTCCTGCGCAAATCGGTGCCGCTGTCTGTGGAAAAGCAGGACGATGGCAAGCTGCTCGTTAAGTACAAGAACGTGGAGACCGGCGAGGAGGCCGAGGATGTCTTTGACACCGTTCTGTGGGCCATCGGCCGCAAGGGTCTGGTCGACGATCTGAACCTGCCCAATGCCGGCGTGACTGTGCAGAAGGACAAGATTCCAGTGGACTCGCAGGAGGCCACCAATGTGGCGAACATCTACGCCGTAGGTGACATCATCTACGGCAAGCCAGAGCTGACGCCCGTCGCCGTTCTGGCTGGTCGTCTGCTGGCCCGCCGCCTGTACGGCGGAGCTACCCAGCGCATGGACTACAAGGATGTGGCCACCACCGTGTTCACGCCGCTGGAGTATGCCTGCGTCGGTCTGAGCGAGGAGGATGCCGTCAAGGAGTACGGAGCCGATGAGATCGAGGTGTTCCATGGTTACTACAAGCCCACGGAGTTCTTCATTCCCCAGAAGAGCGTGCGCTATTGCTACTTGAAGGCTGTCGCTGAGCGCCATGGCGACCAGCGCGTCTATGGACTGCACTACATTGGCCCAGTGGCCGGTGAGGTGATCCAGGGATTCGCTGCCGCCCTAAAGTCTGGCCTGACCATTAACACGCTCATCAACACCGTGGGCATCCATCCCACGACCGCCGAGGAGTTCACCCGGCTGGCCATCACCAAGCGCTCCGGACTGGACCCCACGCCggccagctgctgcagctaa
- the LOC6525331 gene encoding vegetative cell wall protein gp1, whose translation MGPTPPLPATNSINQQQTTTAPPPPPTGQIIAPSGAFPGSLTPGWNDPPPISGDSMSCNSNNRRPRLDLRKRVAHPLDGNSPSVQLGQPQPSIPTAPEAFSPRPVAMVTPHRLIPYPDPNKPPAGGADAGGFGAGPNTNAVRLPPLAQSISIDPSRVPVAMVPPRQK comes from the exons ATGGGCCCAACACCGCCGCTGCCCGCCACCAATAGCATTAACCAACAGCAGACGACAACCgctccaccgccaccgccaacGGGGCAAATCATAGCGCCATCGGGAGCCTTTCCAG GCTCCCTGACCCCCGGCTGGAATGACCCGCCACCCATTTCGGGGGATTCCATGAGCTGCAACTCGAACAATCGTCGTCCACGCCTCGATCTTCGCAAGCGTGTGGCCCACCCACTGGACGGCAACTCCCCTAGTGTCCAGCTGGGTCAGCCACAACCATCAATACCTACAGCACCAGAGGCATTCTCGCCGCGTCCCGTGGCCATGGTAACACCCCATCGCCTGATTCCCTATCCGGATCCCAACAAGCCGCCTGCCGGAGGAGCGGATGCGGGCGGATTCGGAGCAGGACCGAATACCAATGCCGTGCGCCTGCCACCATTGGCCCAAAGCATCAGCATCGATCCATCCAGGGTGCCGGTGGCCATGGTACCTCCAAGACAGAAATAG
- the LOC6525330 gene encoding C-factor translates to MNSILITGCNRGLGLGLVKALLNLPQPPQHLFTTCRNREQAKELEDLAKKHSNIHILEIDLRNFDAYDKLIADIEGVTKDQGLNVLFNNAGIAPKSARITAVRSQELLDTLQTNTVVPIMLAKACLPLLKKAAKANESQPMGVGRAAIINMSSILGSIQGNTDGGMYAYRTSKSALNAATKSLSVDLYPQRIMCVSLHPGWVKTDMGGSSAPLDVPTSTGQIVQTISKLSEKQNGGFINYDGTPLAW, encoded by the exons ATGAACTCCATCCTAATAACCGGCTGCAATCGAGGACTGGGTCTGGGCCTGGTCAAGGCGCTGCTGAATCTTCCCCAGCCGCCGCAGCATCTATTTACCACCTGCCGGAATCGCGAGCAGGCAAAG GAGCTGGAGGATCTGGCCAAGAAGCACTCGAACATCCACATCCTTGAGATTG ATTTGAGGAATTTCGATGCCTATGACAAGCTTATCGCCGACATCGAGGGCGTGACCAAGGACCAAGGCCTCAATGTGCTCTTCAACAATGCCGGCATAGCCCCCAAATCGGCCAGGATAACGGCCGTCCGCTCGCAGGAGCTGCTGGACACCCTGCAGACCAACACGGTGGTGCCAATAATGCTGGCCAAGGCGTGTTTGCCGCTTCTAAAGAAGGCGGCCAAAGCGAACGAATCACAACCGATGGGCGTGGGCCGTGCCGCCATTATCAACATGTCCTCGATACTTGGCTCCATTCAGGGCAACACGGATGGCGGAATGTACGCCTATCGCACCTCCAAGTCGGCCCTGAATGCGGCCACCAAGTCGCTGAGCGTCGATCTGTATCCGCAGCGCATCATGTGCGTTAGTCTGCATCCTGGCTGGGTGAAAACCGACATGGGTGGCTCCAGCGCACCCTTGGACGTGCCCACCAGTACGGGCCAAATTGTGCAGACCATCAGCAAGCTGAGCGAGAAACAGAACGGCGGCTTTATTAACTACGATGGCACTCCGCTGGCCTGGTGA